Proteins found in one Mycoplasmopsis bovigenitalium genomic segment:
- a CDS encoding DegV family protein, whose translation MKYAIVIDSSCGLTQEQAHKLGWHFLPLHINIEGKEFKDGVDITPENLFNFYNKNSKAKTSAVNLGYAEELFNKLSKDYDRIIVYPISKHLSASCASLTTLAKDFEKVRVVNSIQVLQMILIDLVWFEHQMSIDSSRLDEYIDILEKDNLWHRKSISLIPKFNSYLVKGGRLHPAAAAVAKLLKIVPIICWKDGQLLKEAVGRTFSKTVLKAIDLKKEILPIEKGKELYVMSLDSHSDIAERDDLLNNIFEKFGIHSIHGLIAPVVGIHTGPEALAILVYEMEPVVAQKCCEFFKNLGYISKQ comes from the coding sequence ATGAAATATGCAATAGTTATAGACTCTTCTTGTGGTTTAACTCAAGAACAAGCCCATAAATTAGGCTGACATTTTTTACCATTACATATCAATATCGAAGGCAAAGAATTTAAAGATGGTGTTGATATTACTCCTGAAAATTTATTCAATTTTTATAATAAAAACTCAAAAGCTAAAACATCAGCAGTTAATTTAGGTTATGCAGAAGAATTGTTCAATAAACTTTCAAAAGATTATGACAGAATTATTGTATATCCAATATCAAAACATCTTTCTGCTAGTTGTGCTTCATTGACAACATTAGCCAAAGATTTTGAAAAAGTAAGAGTTGTAAATTCAATTCAAGTTTTACAAATGATTTTGATTGATTTAGTTTGATTTGAACATCAAATGTCAATTGATTCTTCAAGATTAGATGAGTATATTGATATTTTAGAAAAAGATAATTTATGACATCGAAAATCAATTTCATTGATTCCTAAATTTAATAGTTATTTAGTTAAAGGCGGGCGCTTGCATCCAGCTGCTGCAGCCGTTGCTAAATTACTAAAAATTGTGCCAATTATTTGTTGAAAAGATGGTCAACTATTAAAAGAAGCTGTTGGTAGAACTTTTTCCAAAACAGTTCTAAAAGCAATTGATTTAAAAAAAGAAATCTTGCCAATTGAAAAAGGTAAGGAATTATATGTTATGTCATTAGATTCTCATTCAGATATTGCTGAACGAGATGATTTGTTGAATAATATATTCGAGAAATTTGGTATTCATTCGATTCATGGCTTAATAGCGCCAGTAGTTGGAATTCACACCGGTCCAGAAGCCTTAGCAATTCTTGTGTACGAGATGGAACCAGTAGTTGCACAAAAGTGCTGTGAATTCTTTAAAAATCTTGGATATATTTCAAAACAATAA
- the rpsT gene encoding 30S ribosomal protein S20 — translation MANIKSKIKHIAKSEENRLRNNAMKTRIRKAIRAAREAVLAKAENAKELVQKAHSIIATAVQKGVFHPNKGARKSSRLDLFVNAQTKAE, via the coding sequence ATGGCAAATATTAAATCAAAAATTAAACACATTGCTAAATCTGAGGAAAACAGATTAAGAAATAATGCAATGAAAACGAGAATTCGTAAAGCGATTAGAGCAGCTAGAGAAGCAGTTTTAGCTAAAGCTGAAAATGCAAAAGAATTAGTACAAAAAGCTCACTCAATTATTGCTACAGCAGTTCAAAAAGGTGTTTTCCACCCCAACAAAGGTGCTAGAAAATCATCTCGTTTGGATTTATTCGTAAACGCACAAACAAAAGCTGAATAA
- a CDS encoding YlxR family protein produces MQKTQTNRKCIVTGKILPTEKLVRVNFDKPQNHITLDLKNQLKGRGCYFECNEENWQQITKTKGLNRAFRTNISREIYANIEKELREAQCLKKVE; encoded by the coding sequence ATGCAAAAAACCCAAACCAATAGAAAATGTATTGTAACTGGTAAAATTTTACCAACAGAAAAACTAGTAAGAGTTAATTTTGACAAACCACAAAATCACATTACTCTTGACCTAAAAAATCAATTAAAGGGTCGCGGTTGCTACTTTGAATGTAACGAAGAAAATTGGCAACAAATAACAAAAACCAAAGGCTTAAACAGAGCTTTTAGAACTAATATTTCAAGAGAAATATATGCCAACATTGAAAAAGAATTAAGGGAGGCACAATGTCTAAAAAAAGTAGAATAA
- a CDS encoding transcription termination/antitermination protein NusA, giving the protein MTKPIENSNAHAFYEIVKSFEKKQGLDINDIIKVFSEETTKILSKIDPEVIVEYKLDDNSETLSPIIKSMIVISDEEANEYANASENEALLMHASYISLSEAKTIDKNISLDDVFEKELDLTKLNFALKNTKFQSLLKTIHSSIQQGMSNLRKQKVYETFKNRIGERVQIQFNAKNSDGSWNVQIIDDKNTLTPAYLPSSLISSKKNIKVGQYDWATVYKVEEEAKLSQVQVSVDSKENVEEALKRNIPEINDGIIEIVNVVRQPGERTKVSFKLGSFAPENFDIFGAIIGPSGQRILGLNKIIGEKIDVIMFESDPQKYIRNAMSPAKIIDVVAKNKFDANARQDSYWVIVAKDNLTPAIGRRGVNVSLASSLTGLNIDLITEDKAKEQKIEFTKMPEEQVKPLFKQRPSRTYSKPLFDIDKITVSADSFDSDVQNFQEHEFKDIDTSEFDLDFEELFKKHNSESKPKEENITIDDISKEFEKENDKKAAAKIDVEDYKKVKEAIEKFKVDDDLSSFGLDDFDISDFDVDEDWE; this is encoded by the coding sequence ATGACAAAACCTATTGAAAATTCAAATGCACACGCATTTTATGAAATAGTAAAATCTTTTGAAAAAAAACAAGGATTAGACATAAATGACATTATCAAAGTTTTTAGTGAAGAAACAACCAAAATTCTTTCAAAAATTGACCCAGAAGTTATTGTTGAGTACAAATTAGACGATAATTCAGAAACATTATCGCCAATCATTAAATCAATGATTGTTATAAGCGATGAAGAAGCAAACGAATATGCAAATGCATCAGAAAATGAAGCATTGTTGATGCACGCTTCATACATCTCACTTTCTGAAGCTAAAACCATTGACAAAAATATTTCACTAGATGATGTTTTTGAAAAAGAACTTGACTTAACAAAATTGAATTTTGCACTTAAAAACACAAAATTCCAATCTTTACTAAAAACTATTCACTCATCAATTCAACAAGGAATGTCAAATCTGAGAAAACAAAAAGTTTACGAAACATTTAAAAATAGAATTGGCGAAAGAGTTCAAATTCAATTCAATGCGAAAAACTCAGATGGTTCATGAAATGTTCAAATTATTGATGATAAAAACACACTTACACCAGCATACTTGCCATCTTCTTTAATAAGTTCTAAGAAAAACATTAAAGTTGGCCAATACGATTGAGCAACGGTTTATAAAGTTGAAGAAGAAGCAAAACTAAGTCAAGTTCAAGTTTCTGTTGATTCAAAAGAGAATGTTGAAGAAGCATTGAAACGTAATATACCTGAAATTAACGACGGAATTATTGAAATCGTAAATGTAGTTCGTCAACCTGGTGAAAGAACTAAAGTATCATTCAAACTTGGCAGCTTCGCACCTGAAAATTTTGACATTTTCGGTGCAATAATAGGACCATCTGGCCAAAGAATCTTGGGACTTAATAAAATAATTGGCGAAAAAATCGATGTAATAATGTTTGAAAGCGACCCGCAAAAATATATTAGAAATGCTATGTCACCAGCAAAAATTATCGATGTTGTTGCCAAAAATAAATTTGATGCTAATGCGCGCCAAGATTCATATTGAGTTATCGTAGCAAAAGATAATCTAACTCCAGCAATTGGTCGAAGAGGGGTTAATGTTTCTCTTGCATCAAGTTTGACTGGCTTAAATATTGATTTAATAACCGAAGATAAAGCAAAAGAGCAAAAAATTGAATTTACAAAAATGCCTGAAGAACAAGTTAAACCACTTTTCAAACAAAGACCATCAAGAACATATTCAAAACCTTTATTTGATATTGATAAAATCACTGTTTCAGCCGACTCATTTGATTCTGATGTACAAAACTTCCAAGAGCATGAATTCAAAGATATTGACACATCAGAATTTGATTTAGACTTTGAAGAATTATTCAAAAAACACAATAGCGAATCAAAACCAAAAGAAGAAAACATTACTATTGATGACATATCTAAAGAATTTGAAAAAGAAAACGACAAAAAAGCAGCTGCTAAAATAGATGTTGAAGACTATAAAAAAGTTAAAGAAGCAATTGAAAAGTTCAAAGTTGATGATGATTTATCAAGCTTTGGATTAGATGATTTTGATATAAGTGATTTTGATGTCGATGAAGACTGAGAATAA
- a CDS encoding ATP-binding cassette domain-containing protein: MTKIGSNSKNVLVSIENLKFKYNKKSTDYDLEIPNLEIEEGKIISLLGPSGSGKTTLFNILLGFLKPENGKILIKNNLKTHEIAYIMQENSIYENVSVFNNIFLSAKNNRNWIDSSRIEFLGEFSDIKNDQKISKYFDEYVSFSKEKEKNDWKIKFAYSKLWFAILFTKKIRKKWTLLKNLALKKLFKKELDTLAKKLEIDHLINKNVDELSGGQKQRVAFAKGIVKRTNFVLMDEPFSALDAKIKESTIDWLLKIKNEFNLSIIIVTHDQQDAMKISDKIILLSNGKVQQFSTGQEMYENPANLFVAKFIGSPEINFIKEEDNKLFYIRQNKINVSILKEGKYKIMNKKHFGDKVQYQIEFEKNNIWSIVLNEDNLKIGDFVDIDYSKNDVLIFDKCGERINE; encoded by the coding sequence ATGACGAAAATAGGTTCAAATAGTAAAAATGTGCTAGTTAGCATTGAAAATTTAAAGTTTAAGTACAATAAAAAATCTACTGATTATGATTTAGAAATTCCAAATTTAGAAATTGAAGAGGGTAAAATTATTTCTTTATTAGGTCCTTCTGGGAGTGGAAAGACCACATTATTTAATATTCTGTTGGGTTTCTTAAAACCTGAAAATGGGAAAATTTTAATCAAAAATAATTTAAAAACACATGAAATTGCATATATCATGCAAGAAAATTCAATTTATGAAAATGTTTCTGTTTTTAATAATATTTTTTTAAGTGCAAAAAATAATAGAAATTGAATAGATTCATCTAGAATTGAATTTTTAGGCGAATTTTCAGATATTAAAAATGATCAAAAAATAAGTAAATATTTTGATGAATATGTATCTTTTTCAAAAGAAAAAGAAAAAAATGATTGAAAGATAAAATTTGCTTATTCTAAACTTTGATTTGCGATTTTGTTTACCAAAAAAATTAGAAAAAAATGAACTCTGCTTAAAAACTTGGCACTTAAAAAATTATTTAAAAAAGAGCTGGATACTCTTGCTAAAAAATTAGAAATAGATCATTTAATTAATAAAAATGTTGATGAACTTTCTGGGGGTCAAAAGCAGCGAGTGGCATTTGCAAAAGGAATAGTTAAGAGAACTAACTTTGTGTTGATGGATGAACCATTTTCTGCTCTGGATGCTAAAATCAAGGAATCAACAATAGATTGATTGTTAAAAATTAAAAATGAATTTAACTTAAGTATAATCATTGTCACTCATGACCAACAAGATGCAATGAAAATTAGTGATAAAATTATTCTTCTTTCCAATGGAAAAGTTCAACAATTTTCCACTGGTCAAGAAATGTATGAAAATCCAGCTAATTTATTTGTTGCAAAATTTATTGGTTCCCCTGAAATTAATTTTATAAAAGAAGAAGACAATAAATTATTCTACATTCGTCAAAATAAAATTAATGTTTCAATTCTTAAAGAAGGAAAATATAAAATAATGAACAAAAAACATTTTGGCGATAAAGTTCAATATCAAATTGAATTCGAAAAAAATAATATTTGATCAATTGTTTTAAATGAAGATAATTTAAAAATCGGTGATTTTGTAGATATTGATTACTCAAAAAATGATGTTCTGATTTTTGATAAATGTGGAGAAAGAATAAATGAATAA
- a CDS encoding thiamine pyrophosphate-dependent enzyme, which produces MKYKFIEPGKVMNCPETMIRFLDINGDLIDKSFKTTASKEELKDMYHNMIKARAWDTYALTLQRTGRLGTFATALGEEAYLTALGFVMKKEDWFIPHYRVLAALLARGESMESIYLYWRGSELGSKLKSNTTPLQVIIASQISQAAGVGKALKVQGNGNVAFTIIGNGGTNEGEFHEGLNWASLFNLPVVVVIANNRWAISVPEHNSYKVKTLSQRGLSYDIPSLRVDGNDLLAAYETLKEAAEFAREGNGPVLIEMVTWRQGQHTTSDDPRVYRTREEEIEYEKWEPFHRIEKYLFDNGIVTEEEKNKFFEEGTEDAKVAYEKSTETMATEGFDDIYKYTYETLPEELIEQREVNRRFE; this is translated from the coding sequence ATGAAATACAAATTCATCGAACCGGGCAAAGTGATGAACTGCCCAGAAACAATGATTCGTTTCTTAGACATTAATGGTGATCTAATTGACAAATCATTCAAAACAACTGCTTCAAAAGAAGAGCTAAAAGACATGTACCACAATATGATCAAAGCTCGTGCTTGAGACACCTACGCATTGACACTACAAAGAACAGGACGTCTTGGAACATTTGCTACTGCACTTGGTGAAGAAGCATACTTAACCGCTCTAGGTTTTGTAATGAAAAAAGAAGACTGATTCATTCCTCACTACCGTGTTTTAGCTGCATTGCTAGCTCGTGGTGAATCAATGGAATCAATTTACCTATACTGAAGAGGTTCTGAATTAGGTTCAAAACTTAAATCAAATACAACTCCACTTCAAGTTATTATTGCTTCACAAATTTCACAAGCTGCTGGTGTTGGTAAAGCTCTAAAAGTTCAAGGAAATGGAAATGTTGCCTTTACAATTATTGGTAATGGTGGAACAAACGAAGGTGAATTCCATGAAGGTTTAAACTGAGCTTCATTATTTAACCTACCTGTTGTTGTTGTTATTGCAAACAACAGATGAGCTATCTCAGTTCCTGAACACAATAGTTACAAAGTTAAAACTCTATCACAAAGAGGTCTATCATACGATATCCCTTCATTACGTGTTGATGGTAACGACCTACTAGCTGCTTACGAAACATTAAAAGAAGCTGCTGAATTTGCTCGTGAAGGAAATGGTCCAGTTCTAATTGAAATGGTTACATGACGTCAAGGACAACACACTACAAGTGATGACCCACGTGTATACCGTACAAGAGAAGAAGAAATCGAATACGAAAAATGAGAACCATTCCACCGTATTGAAAAATACCTATTTGACAATGGAATTGTTACTGAAGAAGAAAAAAATAAATTCTTCGAAGAAGGCACAGAAGATGCTAAAGTGGCTTACGAAAAATCAACAGAAACAATGGCTACAGAAGGCTTTGACGACATTTACAAATACACATACGAAACTTTACCTGAAGAACTAATCGAACAAAGAGAAGTTAACAGAAGATTCGAATAA
- a CDS encoding ABC transporter permease family protein, translated as MSAKVVIKEILRYIFIGLLVIFVLFPVYYLLLFSLLSSNSIKDSSYNFVIREWNWSNFGKLFDKQFFDALFYTFVFASTLILLRLITYSLAIAGLLKMKPLLQKIFQYFFLLISLVPEFSIFLSLKITLNDLHISSIFFTTITNAIFSFFSFTYVFNLAKSTSNKKSKLMINDNLRWYQKIIYVYLPKLKLAYFLMIIFTFISVWNDYLWPVYILQGTNIQNITIWYRNLFVTSGGALINIQAAGAIISIVIPLTIYGIFAKKINRFN; from the coding sequence ATGAGTGCTAAAGTCGTTATTAAAGAAATTTTAAGGTACATTTTTATTGGACTTTTGGTTATTTTTGTTTTATTTCCAGTTTATTATTTACTGCTTTTTTCACTATTATCGTCAAATTCAATTAAGGATTCAAGCTATAACTTTGTAATTCGCGAGTGAAATTGAAGTAATTTTGGAAAACTTTTTGACAAACAATTTTTTGATGCTTTATTTTATACATTTGTTTTTGCTTCAACATTAATTTTACTTCGTCTAATTACTTATTCATTGGCGATAGCGGGTCTTTTAAAAATGAAGCCATTGTTGCAAAAAATATTTCAATATTTCTTTTTGTTAATAAGTTTAGTGCCTGAATTTTCAATATTTTTAAGCTTAAAAATCACACTAAATGATTTGCATATTTCGTCAATATTTTTTACAACTATAACTAACGCAATTTTTTCATTTTTTAGTTTTACTTATGTATTTAATTTGGCAAAAAGCACATCGAATAAAAAGTCTAAACTAATGATAAATGACAATTTGCGCTGATACCAAAAAATCATTTATGTATATTTACCAAAACTTAAATTAGCATATTTTTTAATGATAATTTTTACATTTATTTCGGTTTGAAATGATTATTTGTGACCAGTGTATATTTTACAAGGGACAAACATTCAAAATATAACAATTTGATATAGAAACTTATTTGTTACTTCTGGCGGCGCATTAATCAATATTCAAGCTGCGGGCGCGATTATATCAATAGTCATTCCACTAACAATATATGGAATTTTTGCAAAAAAAATCAATAGATTTAATTAA
- a CDS encoding sugar ABC transporter permease — MNTTTTTFIGSFSAMLFALMFAILIEHVISKTAKNAFLTLIYSQFFISSFAVGIAFTVFFGSKGLFYKLLGTEYHFTYGEKRLPIWVYYSLFQFWRALPFNLVLFASAINRANSKYSKLIKNDKLTLLQKIKFIYSNEIEKVFFVILFTNFIFATLLLPDAILESSFDVDLNHAHTLTSYAIKYSGGGSNPSLKYEKGYAAAFFSFIYLVFLMFIILVLRPSFIKKIINFAQKYKAKSRRKNEC; from the coding sequence TTGAATACAACAACTACAACATTTATTGGTTCATTTAGTGCAATGTTATTTGCTTTAATGTTTGCCATTTTAATCGAGCACGTTATTTCTAAAACTGCAAAAAATGCCTTTTTAACATTGATTTATTCACAATTTTTTATTTCATCATTTGCCGTTGGTATTGCTTTTACAGTGTTTTTCGGAAGCAAAGGACTATTTTATAAACTACTTGGAACTGAATATCATTTTACGTATGGTGAAAAACGTTTGCCAATTTGAGTATATTACTCATTATTTCAATTTTGAAGAGCCTTGCCATTTAATTTAGTTTTGTTTGCTTCAGCAATTAACAGAGCGAACTCAAAATATTCAAAACTTATAAAAAATGATAAATTAACATTATTGCAAAAAATTAAATTTATTTATTCAAATGAAATTGAAAAAGTCTTTTTTGTAATACTTTTTACTAATTTTATTTTTGCAACCCTATTGCTACCTGACGCAATATTAGAAAGTTCTTTTGATGTTGATTTAAATCACGCCCACACTCTTACAAGTTATGCAATTAAGTATTCAGGCGGAGGCTCAAATCCTTCCCTTAAATATGAAAAAGGTTATGCCGCTGCATTTTTTAGCTTTATATACTTAGTTTTTTTGATGTTTATAATCTTGGTTTTAAGACCTTCATTTATTAAAAAAATAATAAATTTTGCGCAAAAATACAAAGCAAAATCTCGGAGAAAAAATGAGTGCTAA
- a CDS encoding LSm family protein: MNWFESLNKEFPNEIIQANEAHIDGMFALDITVKHRDMENLETLSRKINLWLETQDISRFDSILIHSPGTDLTIDLQNINEFINEDLEIKLKKNENKVDKYIAKLLEVHDEYLLIKWNQRGNIRKIKLQKDNIFSISKYIKF, encoded by the coding sequence ATGAATTGATTTGAATCATTAAATAAGGAATTTCCAAATGAAATTATTCAAGCAAATGAGGCTCATATTGATGGCATGTTTGCGCTGGATATCACTGTAAAACATAGAGATATGGAAAATTTAGAAACTTTATCAAGAAAAATAAATTTATGACTTGAAACACAAGATATTTCGCGTTTTGATTCAATTTTAATTCATTCACCCGGGACTGATTTAACAATTGATTTGCAAAACATCAATGAATTTATCAATGAAGATTTAGAGATAAAACTAAAGAAAAACGAAAACAAAGTTGATAAATATATTGCGAAACTACTAGAAGTTCATGATGAATATCTTTTAATAAAATGAAACCAAAGAGGAAATATAAGAAAAATAAAACTTCAAAAAGATAACATTTTTTCAATTAGTAAATACATCAAATTTTAA
- a CDS encoding alpha-ketoacid dehydrogenase subunit beta: protein METIKVNNIAAITNALDVMMEKDKSVIVYGQDAGFEGGVFRATQGLQAKYGVERVFDAPISESAIVGSAIGSAVAGLRPVAEIQFSGFIFYGLAQLFGNAARIRNRSRGKLSAPLVLRMPCGGGVRALEHHSESLEALFAHIPGIKVVMPSTPYDSKGLLIAAIEDNDPVVFLEHKHDYRSFKQEIPAGYYTLPIGKADVKIEGDDLTVVTYGHMVHETINALKSLAEEGKDYSIEVIDLRTIKPIDTETIIKSVKKTGRLLVVSEAVQSGSVAAEVITRVNEKAFDHLVAAPVRLNTPDVTVPLPALESKFMVNKDKIATVIKEILG from the coding sequence ATGGAAACAATTAAAGTAAATAATATAGCAGCCATTACAAACGCCTTAGACGTTATGATGGAAAAAGACAAATCAGTTATTGTTTATGGTCAAGATGCTGGTTTTGAAGGTGGTGTTTTCCGTGCTACACAAGGTTTACAAGCTAAATATGGTGTAGAAAGAGTATTTGATGCTCCAATTTCAGAATCAGCTATCGTTGGTTCTGCAATCGGTTCAGCTGTTGCTGGATTAAGACCAGTTGCTGAAATTCAATTCTCAGGATTTATCTTCTATGGTCTAGCTCAATTATTTGGTAACGCAGCACGTATTAGAAACAGATCACGTGGAAAATTATCTGCACCTCTAGTATTAAGAATGCCTTGTGGTGGTGGGGTTAGAGCTCTAGAACACCACTCAGAATCGCTAGAAGCATTATTCGCACACATACCAGGTATTAAAGTAGTTATGCCATCAACTCCTTATGACTCAAAAGGTCTATTGATTGCAGCTATTGAAGACAATGACCCAGTAGTATTCCTAGAACACAAACACGACTATCGTTCATTCAAACAAGAAATTCCAGCTGGTTACTATACACTTCCAATTGGTAAAGCTGATGTTAAAATTGAAGGTGATGACTTAACAGTTGTTACATACGGACACATGGTTCACGAAACAATTAACGCTCTAAAATCATTAGCTGAAGAAGGAAAAGATTACTCAATCGAAGTTATTGACTTGAGAACAATCAAACCAATCGATACAGAAACAATTATCAAATCAGTTAAGAAAACAGGTCGTCTATTAGTAGTTTCAGAAGCAGTTCAATCAGGTTCAGTTGCAGCTGAAGTTATTACTCGTGTAAACGAAAAAGCATTTGACCACCTAGTGGCAGCACCGGTTCGTCTAAACACACCTGACGTTACAGTACCTTTACCAGCTCTTGAAAGCAAATTCATGGTAAACAAAGACAAAATTGCTACTGTAATTAAAGAAATTCTTGGATAA